A single Arachidicoccus sp. BS20 DNA region contains:
- a CDS encoding substrate import-associated zinc metallohydrolase lipoprotein: MSSLNADSTASNTALDAWLKANFLDPYNVDVIYHTNSYFHEYDRNVTPPDPSVVQPSMQTVLSGYYAPYNKVAGESFLKKYGFKQLVLWGSTSYDGSLVGYAGTASGGIRVNIFGLDGFSTGPSFVPGMLHLIHHEYTHILQQTYTMPSDFQQFTAAYYNANWTQTPADTSHKYGFVSSYASENPVEDMAETNAYMLVSGPSWFDYWVKTSSAGATGLREKESSIVNYYNNMGIDYRALQKEVQLYIKDTVKDPSVTFPYWLNRGTPYTSLTVNLTDNMYNLYGQSTSFAEEYKALQDAIKVQTGWLATGIQLLFTSKNTMTLRIPFTYGDGTGNFLGDFDFSMSINETTGTVQFAKVTNKTGTTYSNGSYFASSVTNTIQAYLTSNVFIGDWLQYKPQYNVPANMFTKTGGFYVQSDPDNYFYGPLSE; encoded by the coding sequence ATGAGCAGCCTGAATGCTGATAGCACCGCAAGTAATACAGCTTTAGATGCATGGTTAAAAGCTAATTTTTTAGACCCGTACAATGTGGATGTTATTTATCATACTAATTCTTATTTCCACGAATATGACAGAAATGTAACGCCGCCAGACCCGAGCGTTGTTCAGCCAAGTATGCAGACTGTATTAAGCGGATACTATGCGCCTTATAACAAAGTGGCTGGAGAGTCGTTTCTAAAAAAGTATGGGTTTAAGCAGTTAGTGCTTTGGGGGTCCACTTCTTATGATGGCTCTTTGGTGGGATATGCGGGTACAGCTTCAGGAGGAATCCGCGTTAATATTTTTGGTTTGGATGGTTTTTCCACGGGTCCCAGTTTTGTCCCGGGTATGTTACACCTTATTCATCATGAATATACACATATTTTACAGCAGACATACACAATGCCGTCTGATTTTCAACAATTTACTGCTGCATACTATAATGCTAACTGGACGCAAACTCCGGCAGATACTTCTCACAAGTACGGTTTTGTAAGCAGCTATGCGAGTGAAAATCCGGTGGAAGACATGGCAGAGACAAATGCTTATATGCTTGTGTCTGGACCATCATGGTTCGATTATTGGGTCAAAACCTCGAGCGCCGGCGCTACCGGATTGAGGGAAAAAGAATCAAGTATCGTGAATTACTATAATAACATGGGTATTGATTACAGAGCTTTGCAAAAAGAAGTGCAGTTATATATAAAAGATACTGTGAAAGACCCATCAGTAACATTCCCTTATTGGTTAAATCGAGGTACACCATATACTTCATTAACAGTTAATTTGACTGATAATATGTATAATTTGTATGGACAATCAACTTCATTTGCAGAGGAGTATAAAGCGTTACAAGATGCTATAAAGGTACAGACAGGCTGGTTAGCCACTGGCATACAGTTATTGTTTACCAGTAAAAATACCATGACGCTTCGTATTCCTTTTACTTACGGGGACGGAACAGGTAATTTTCTTGGCGATTTTGACTTTTCTATGAGTATCAATGAAACCACCGGTACTGTTCAATTTGCAAAGGTTACTAACAAAACGGGAACAACTTATAGTAACGGCAGTTACTTTGCCAGTTCGGTTACTAATACAATACAAGCGTATTTAACAAGCAATGTTTTCATAGGAGATTGGTTGCAATATAAGCCTCAATATAATGTGCCTGCGAATATGTTTACAAAGACAGGGGGCTTCTACGTGCAATCCGACCCGGACAATTATTTTTATGGACCATTATCTGAATAA
- a CDS encoding DUF4302 domain-containing protein — translation MKKISSFLFSLFAIVFFISSCKKDSYVAKFDKSPEARMSDTINFVKKTLTSAPDGWIVTTPVYFGGGYGFYMSFDDSLQVTMYSDLLDQFASTSKQSQTRLRADMGAALTFDTYNYITELNDPDNNVRNGYGGDVDYIYDHTNGDSIVFLGKRYRMPLSFVKATAAQKAIYTSGGYLTAIQAFRDFFTANSNAYIALDDGTNIAIVPNASNDLDAGKRVTFTTVDGNGDLVSSTAKFAYTVDEMSLLDSGVNIAGLQFKKIAWKDAQTLAVYTSTGGKYPILQSPVPLIPAVNVFTGGGSVITVANETSASGWGSDFVTRRASTNAGINGWNVGGSQLSLGEISFMSINGAAKTFTLRVVTPYGSSSYLNLDYSYSYEVNSDNTLKFTYRTSSGNANALYSTLSPLLQERINTDNFALDYYIDPDTNVAYMRFTSVDNPTFVFTGTF, via the coding sequence ATGAAAAAAATATCTTCTTTTCTGTTTAGTTTATTTGCAATAGTTTTCTTTATAAGCAGTTGCAAAAAAGACTCCTATGTCGCAAAATTTGATAAAAGCCCGGAAGCTAGGATGTCTGACACTATTAACTTCGTTAAAAAGACACTGACATCCGCACCTGACGGTTGGATAGTAACGACACCTGTTTATTTCGGTGGTGGTTATGGATTTTATATGAGTTTCGACGATTCATTGCAGGTTACTATGTATTCAGATTTATTAGACCAGTTCGCAAGTACGTCCAAGCAATCTCAAACGCGTCTGAGGGCTGACATGGGGGCGGCTTTAACTTTTGATACCTATAACTATATTACAGAACTGAATGACCCGGATAATAATGTTCGAAACGGTTATGGGGGAGATGTAGATTATATCTATGACCATACCAATGGAGACAGTATCGTATTTTTAGGTAAGCGGTATCGGATGCCGTTAAGTTTTGTGAAAGCCACCGCAGCACAAAAAGCAATATATACTTCAGGCGGATATCTTACGGCTATTCAGGCATTCAGAGATTTCTTTACCGCAAACAGTAATGCATATATTGCATTGGATGATGGGACGAATATTGCCATAGTACCAAATGCTTCTAACGATTTGGATGCAGGAAAAAGAGTAACGTTTACTACTGTAGATGGCAATGGAGATTTAGTGTCCAGTACAGCAAAATTTGCTTATACGGTAGATGAAATGTCTTTGTTGGATAGTGGCGTGAATATAGCCGGCTTGCAATTCAAAAAAATTGCGTGGAAAGATGCACAAACGTTAGCAGTGTACACATCTACTGGTGGAAAATATCCAATATTGCAAAGCCCGGTTCCACTTATTCCAGCTGTAAATGTTTTTACTGGTGGAGGTAGTGTTATTACAGTCGCAAATGAGACCAGTGCATCCGGCTGGGGTAGCGATTTTGTAACAAGAAGAGCCTCTACCAATGCTGGCATAAATGGATGGAATGTCGGTGGATCGCAACTATCTTTAGGAGAAATATCATTTATGAGCATAAACGGGGCAGCAAAAACATTTACATTAAGGGTTGTTACACCTTATGGCTCTTCCTCTTATTTAAATCTTGATTATTCATATTCATACGAAGTTAACAGCGACAATACGCTTAAGTTTACATATAGGACATCTTCAGGTAATGCAAATGCATTATATAGTACTTTGTCTCCATTGCTACAGGAGCGTATTAATACAGATAATTTTGCACTTGATTATTATATTGATCCTGATACCAATGTTGCATATATGCGATTTACAAGTGTAGATAACCCAACATTTGTATTTACCGGAACCTTTTAA
- a CDS encoding LytR/AlgR family response regulator transcription factor: protein MNVILIDDETGNSENLQSLLAKHFSGINVLCACSQVDEAVSKIEQLEPDLIFLDIQMGKQSGFDLLGKVTIRNFEVIFVTAYDKYGIQAIKFAALDYLLKPIDINELKEAVAKAEKKITERKTNTQLDFLIQNLKQTERRQPKIALPQLQEIRYVQVNDIVRCEAENSYTFFHLSNGDKILVSKPLKEYAEMLQPYGFIRTHQSHLANPAFVKSWLREDGGSLLLNNGIKIPVSKMNKDSVKQALTSNA, encoded by the coding sequence ATGAACGTAATTTTAATTGATGATGAAACCGGAAACTCGGAAAACCTGCAATCCTTGCTGGCAAAGCATTTCAGCGGAATCAATGTTTTGTGCGCCTGCTCTCAGGTTGATGAAGCCGTGTCAAAAATTGAACAACTGGAACCCGATTTAATTTTCCTCGATATTCAAATGGGAAAGCAATCCGGCTTTGATTTGTTGGGCAAAGTGACAATAAGAAATTTTGAAGTGATTTTTGTAACGGCTTATGATAAATACGGCATTCAGGCAATCAAATTTGCGGCATTGGATTATTTATTAAAACCGATTGACATCAACGAACTAAAAGAAGCTGTTGCCAAAGCCGAAAAGAAAATTACCGAAAGAAAAACGAATACACAGCTCGATTTTTTAATTCAAAACTTAAAGCAAACAGAACGCAGGCAACCGAAAATTGCATTACCGCAATTGCAGGAAATCCGCTATGTTCAGGTAAATGACATCGTTCGTTGCGAAGCGGAAAATTCTTACACATTTTTCCATCTTTCCAACGGCGATAAAATTTTAGTTTCCAAACCTTTGAAAGAATATGCTGAAATGCTGCAACCTTATGGCTTTATAAGAACGCATCAATCGCATCTGGCAAATCCGGCTTTTGTAAAAAGCTGGCTGAGAGAAGATGGCGGAAGTTTGTTATTGAATAATGGAATAAAAATACCTGTTTCCAAAATGAATAAAGATTCTGTGAAACAGGCATTGACTTCAAATGCCTAA
- a CDS encoding RagB/SusD family nutrient uptake outer membrane protein produces MKTNKLLLYSCLSITLFGSCKKFLNKNPDNRTQINTIDKLKQLVGTAYPQADYLTFAETASDNAEDKGSGDINDYLTAYYFWNDYPNNDANTAISYWNGCYTAIAAANQALESIKENNFGADADPYKGEALVCRAYAEHMLSIFFAKPYVNGGDNSSPGVPYPVTPETTLLGKYTRGTVQSTYDSIEADLTEGMKLLSANAYDVPKYHFTPAAAHAFAARFYLFKGEWQKVIDQVAQIIPSGDIKDNLRQWTSVFKPLSPQDFNNAFTKTDVKATLLMNSSYSTYQRVYTTPEYGYGSTLSNMFLSGGNCIGKALDNKVFNYGLPNYTTYKWKEYFYYATANTGYPYLPMILFTVDEALLNRAEAYAQLGQFDLALQDLNTFYSVRMSYYNPINDAVTFSKIMAYYSISDEKEGVIRAILDAKKAEFLQEGLRWLDIVRTGITVRHNVIDSRGVETFIELKPDDPRRLFQLPEEAKLAGLELNPR; encoded by the coding sequence ATGAAAACGAATAAATTACTTCTTTATAGTTGTTTAAGTATTACCCTATTTGGATCCTGTAAAAAATTTCTGAATAAGAATCCTGATAATAGGACCCAGATTAACACGATTGACAAACTCAAGCAATTAGTAGGTACTGCTTATCCGCAAGCTGATTATTTAACTTTTGCAGAAACCGCATCTGACAATGCAGAAGATAAAGGTTCGGGAGATATTAACGATTATCTGACAGCTTATTATTTTTGGAATGACTATCCAAATAACGATGCAAATACCGCGATATCATATTGGAATGGTTGCTATACTGCAATTGCTGCAGCGAATCAGGCTTTGGAATCTATAAAAGAAAATAATTTTGGAGCAGATGCAGACCCATATAAAGGAGAAGCTTTGGTTTGCAGGGCTTACGCAGAACACATGTTATCTATATTTTTCGCAAAGCCTTATGTAAATGGAGGCGATAATAGTTCGCCAGGTGTTCCTTATCCCGTTACGCCGGAAACGACCCTTTTGGGAAAATATACAAGAGGAACGGTTCAGTCAACTTATGACAGTATCGAGGCTGACTTAACCGAAGGTATGAAGTTGCTTTCTGCAAATGCTTATGATGTTCCCAAGTATCATTTTACGCCTGCTGCGGCTCATGCATTTGCAGCGAGATTTTATTTGTTCAAGGGAGAATGGCAAAAAGTAATTGACCAGGTCGCTCAGATTATTCCGTCCGGCGACATTAAAGATAATCTAAGACAATGGACATCAGTATTTAAACCTTTAAGTCCCCAGGATTTTAATAATGCATTTACCAAAACCGACGTTAAGGCAACTTTGCTGATGAACAGTTCTTATTCCACATACCAAAGAGTATATACGACACCGGAGTATGGTTATGGTTCTACCTTGTCAAATATGTTTTTGAGTGGAGGTAACTGTATCGGAAAGGCGTTGGACAATAAGGTATTTAACTATGGGCTCCCAAACTATACAACATATAAATGGAAAGAGTATTTCTACTATGCTACGGCAAACACAGGCTATCCGTATTTGCCTATGATTTTGTTTACAGTGGATGAAGCTTTGTTAAACAGGGCAGAAGCCTATGCACAATTAGGTCAGTTTGACCTTGCTTTGCAGGATTTGAATACTTTTTATAGTGTAAGAATGTCTTATTATAATCCGATAAATGATGCTGTTACATTTTCCAAAATTATGGCTTACTATTCCATATCAGATGAGAAAGAAGGCGTTATCCGAGCGATATTAGATGCTAAAAAGGCGGAGTTTTTACAGGAGGGATTGCGTTGGTTGGATATCGTCAGAACCGGAATAACGGTAAGACATAATGTGATTGACAGTAGAGGTGTAGAGACTTTTATAGAATTAAAGCCCGATGACCCACGGAGATTATTTCAGTTGCCGGAAGAAGCGAAATTAGCAGGATTAGAACTTAATCCTCGTTAG
- a CDS encoding SusC/RagA family TonB-linked outer membrane protein, with the protein MDVLDYKIQGNASYQLLPSLQYSLDAAYRYVKTENQTYALENSNLVLAYQANLNALMVGSNDYLYTDPDVSNATPEVVLPSGGFYDINATTMKSYYLRNSLNFNKNFGNDHVLTAFASMEVRSIDRQNEYFDGVGYQYDNGGLVNPYYKYFKQAGEQGKAYFGMGPQYDRFLAYMGQVTYSYKSRYTITPSMRYDGSNKMGESKTARWLPTWNISGSWNIDAEPFWKENKIITSAVLRASYGLVGNIGNATNSSAVYYNMIARRPYITDQETLTYIDHLANSELTWEKQHELDLGANIAFLSNRINLMADYYDRKQFSLIGPVLTSGIGGEYQKQGNYASMKGRGLEFSLNAEVIRKRDFGWTVRFNIAKNTNKITSLETDPRIWDAVSGNGAAILGYPVRGMFSVQFAGLDHYLGYPKFIGTGEDKPVTTYVNLQSDDLSNLKYEGPTDPITTGGFYTNFRYKNFSIAGLIKFSAGNVLRLNPDISSAYSDMQAMSKDIANRWEMPGDELKTTIPAIMDQVSQAQIVDNNGNLVSAVYPYNLYNYSTERVAKGDYVKVGYVNLAYNLPNALCKRLGLKTTSFAFTTNNIWTIYADKKLNGQDPEFFNSGGVALPQPKYFTFTLKVGL; encoded by the coding sequence ATGGATGTATTGGATTATAAAATTCAGGGTAATGCTTCTTATCAATTACTGCCATCACTGCAATATAGTTTGGATGCAGCGTACAGATATGTAAAGACAGAGAATCAAACCTATGCTTTGGAAAATTCCAATCTTGTTTTGGCATATCAGGCAAATCTGAATGCATTAATGGTTGGAAGCAATGATTATCTCTACACAGACCCCGATGTTTCAAATGCAACTCCGGAAGTCGTGCTGCCGAGTGGAGGTTTTTACGATATTAACGCTACTACTATGAAGAGCTATTATTTGAGAAACTCTCTGAATTTTAATAAAAACTTCGGAAATGACCATGTATTGACGGCTTTTGCTTCTATGGAAGTCAGGAGCATAGACAGGCAAAATGAATACTTCGATGGCGTCGGTTATCAATATGACAATGGAGGGCTTGTAAATCCATATTACAAATATTTTAAACAAGCGGGAGAGCAAGGTAAAGCATATTTTGGTATGGGTCCCCAATATGACCGATTTTTAGCTTATATGGGACAAGTTACCTATTCCTATAAAAGCAGATATACCATTACACCTTCTATGCGCTACGATGGTTCCAATAAAATGGGAGAAAGCAAAACTGCCCGCTGGCTGCCAACATGGAATATTTCAGGTAGCTGGAATATAGATGCAGAACCCTTCTGGAAAGAAAATAAAATTATAACAAGCGCAGTTTTAAGGGCATCTTACGGCTTAGTCGGAAATATAGGAAATGCTACAAATTCTTCTGCTGTATATTATAACATGATTGCGAGAAGACCATATATTACAGACCAGGAGACCTTAACTTACATTGACCACTTGGCAAATTCTGAATTGACATGGGAAAAGCAACATGAGCTGGATTTGGGAGCAAACATAGCTTTCTTAAGTAACCGAATAAATCTTATGGCAGATTATTATGATAGAAAACAATTTAGTTTGATAGGTCCGGTATTAACTTCCGGTATTGGTGGAGAATATCAAAAACAAGGCAACTATGCCAGTATGAAAGGTCGTGGATTGGAATTTTCCCTTAATGCAGAAGTCATCAGGAAAAGAGATTTTGGCTGGACTGTAAGATTCAATATTGCAAAAAATACCAACAAAATCACATCATTGGAAACCGACCCCAGAATATGGGATGCCGTATCGGGAAACGGGGCTGCGATACTGGGCTATCCGGTAAGAGGTATGTTCTCAGTGCAGTTCGCCGGTTTAGACCATTACTTGGGATATCCGAAATTTATTGGTACAGGAGAGGATAAGCCCGTAACCACATATGTCAATCTTCAGAGTGATGACCTGTCTAATCTAAAATACGAAGGACCCACAGACCCGATTACCACCGGAGGCTTTTACACAAATTTCAGATATAAGAATTTCTCAATTGCAGGCTTAATTAAATTCTCGGCTGGCAATGTTTTAAGATTAAATCCGGACATAAGCTCTGCTTATTCAGATATGCAGGCAATGAGTAAAGACATCGCAAACAGGTGGGAAATGCCGGGCGATGAATTAAAAACAACCATTCCCGCAATAATGGACCAAGTATCTCAGGCACAGATAGTTGATAACAATGGTAATTTGGTCAGCGCTGTTTATCCATACAATTTATACAATTATTCTACGGAACGTGTGGCAAAAGGAGATTATGTGAAAGTCGGGTACGTGAATCTCGCATACAATCTGCCAAATGCCTTATGTAAAAGACTGGGGTTGAAAACGACATCTTTTGCTTTCACTACCAATAATATTTGGACGATATATGCCGACAAAAAATTGAACGGACAAGACCCGGAGTTCTTTAATTCAGGAGGTGTAGCATTGCCTCAGCCAAAGTATTTCACTTTTACTTTAAAAGTTGGATTGTAA
- a CDS encoding carboxypeptidase regulatory-like domain-containing protein — translation MVLKLKVHYKRIAFFAIGTFFSFAAFAQQPTSVSGVVNNEKGVHVSNVTVTAKNLSTKKSYLTTTDTAGVFRFDSVEAKGTYSFVFSCVGYKPQTLSGYTLKAGGNTALLVSLKEDSSALGDVVITGYTTVRKKLFNGSASTLSAKELERDGSPDVTKMLEGQFAGVSLQNVSGTFGAAPKLRIRGATSLSGDNKPLWVIDGIIIEDVVNISNEALTTGDMNTLLGSSIAGISPSDIQDITILRDAAATALYGARAMNGVVVVTTKKGRSTASGFPSINYVGNFSRYIKPNYADFDIMNSAEQMSVLTEELNKGYFQANSVMGGSNGGIIYQMYKEIEEYDESSGQYGLINDYTHRNAFLQRYANANTNWFDLMFKNSLMQEHSLSVSSGTDKFQTYGSLDYLKDDGFTLGNSVQRVIGDFRMNFKVGSKFKGEILSVGSVRNQRAPGTQDQVSEPVYGSYIRGFDINPYQYALGTSRMLTAYDENGNLEYFRKNYAPFNILNELNTNYM, via the coding sequence ATGGTGCTAAAATTAAAGGTTCATTACAAGCGAATAGCTTTTTTTGCCATTGGTACATTCTTTTCATTTGCAGCTTTTGCACAGCAACCGACTTCAGTTTCTGGTGTCGTAAACAATGAAAAAGGTGTTCATGTGTCAAATGTCACGGTAACTGCAAAAAATCTTTCGACTAAAAAGTCTTACCTGACTACAACAGATACGGCAGGTGTTTTCAGATTTGATAGTGTAGAGGCAAAAGGAACGTACAGTTTCGTGTTTAGTTGTGTTGGTTATAAGCCGCAAACATTATCCGGTTACACGCTTAAAGCTGGCGGTAATACAGCATTGTTAGTATCTCTTAAAGAAGATTCGAGTGCGTTGGGAGATGTGGTTATTACAGGTTATACCACGGTCAGAAAGAAACTATTTAACGGTTCTGCATCTACATTGTCGGCTAAGGAACTGGAGAGAGATGGTTCTCCTGATGTTACCAAAATGCTGGAAGGTCAATTTGCGGGAGTGTCTTTGCAAAATGTTTCAGGAACTTTTGGTGCTGCACCTAAATTAAGAATTCGTGGAGCGACATCTCTTTCCGGAGATAATAAGCCTCTGTGGGTAATTGACGGAATAATCATAGAAGATGTTGTTAATATCTCTAACGAGGCTTTAACTACCGGAGATATGAATACGCTTTTAGGGTCTTCTATTGCCGGTATCAGTCCGAGCGATATCCAGGATATTACTATTTTGAGAGATGCAGCAGCTACAGCTTTATACGGAGCGCGTGCCATGAATGGCGTAGTGGTGGTTACAACCAAAAAGGGGCGTTCCACTGCCAGTGGGTTTCCTTCAATAAATTATGTAGGTAATTTTTCGAGATACATAAAACCTAACTATGCAGATTTTGACATTATGAACTCCGCTGAACAAATGAGTGTATTAACGGAAGAACTTAACAAAGGGTATTTTCAGGCTAATAGTGTTATGGGAGGCAGCAACGGCGGAATTATTTATCAAATGTATAAAGAGATTGAAGAGTATGATGAAAGCAGTGGACAATATGGTTTGATAAATGACTATACTCACAGAAACGCTTTTTTGCAGAGATATGCGAATGCTAATACAAACTGGTTCGATTTAATGTTTAAGAATTCATTGATGCAGGAACATTCTTTGAGTGTGTCATCCGGAACAGATAAGTTTCAAACCTATGGTTCTTTGGATTATTTAAAAGACGACGGATTTACGTTGGGTAACAGTGTACAAAGGGTAATTGGCGATTTTAGAATGAATTTTAAAGTCGGTTCTAAATTTAAAGGAGAAATATTGTCGGTAGGTTCTGTCAGAAATCAAAGGGCTCCGGGTACGCAAGACCAGGTTTCTGAGCCTGTTTATGGCTCCTATATCAGAGGTTTTGATATAAACCCTTATCAATATGCTTTAGGTACTAGCAGGATGTTAACCGCTTATGATGAAAACGGAAATCTTGAATATTTCCGCAAAAACTATGCACCCTTTAATATACTGAATGAACTGAATACTAACTATATGTAG